AGGAAACCGAAACGCCGCTGCTCACGCTGGCCTTTTTTGTGGGCTTCCTCCTGTTTTTAATTCTGGGCATGGTCGCCTGACCCCACCCTATTCAACTACGCTGCGCATGCACACCGCCAAAATTGACCTGACCCTGGAGCCCACCGGCCGCCACCTGGCTTTCTCAAAGGAGCTGCTGGAAGTCGCCCACGTCTTTCGCCGCGTCGGGGGCGAGGCCTCCACCTGGCAGCGGGTGGCCGTCAACGCCCGCTCGCCCTTCCTTGATACTGACACCTTTGCGCCCGGCACACTGCTGGAATACTACGTGCAGCACGAAACCCAGCAGGGCGAGCCTGAAGCCCGCAGCCATGTAGTCAGCACTACTGTGGCCTGATTAACAAATGGGCATTGCGCCCATTCCACCCTTGGCTAGCCAACTTTGGTTACGGCCCCCACCAGCTGGTAGCCACCGCTTTCCAATGCGGCCTGAATGGCTTTGAGGTCGGGGCCGTTGACGTGGGCCGTGGCCACTTCGGCTTCGCCCACGGCCACGCGGTCCACTACCAGGCCCAGGCCCACCAGCCGCTCGCGCACCCACCTGATGCAGTCCGGCCCGCACATATTGTCGATGGTAAGCACATAGCGCATGAGCTGCGTCATGCCGGCAGTATCGTCTTCGGGATAGGCCATAACCAAGTAGCTCGAAAGCCGAATTATACGGGACGCCACCCAAGTGCAACGGAATGGCCGGAAGCCGTGTTGGCCCCGCATGTGCCACCACCACAAGCCCGCCCTGAAACTTCAACGCTTCGGCATCTACCTGGCCCTGGGGTTGCTGGTGCTGCTGAGCCAGTATTACACCACATAAGCAAGCTGGTCTTCCCACCTACCGATGCCGCCGTGGGCGTTGCGTGGACACCGTGGTGGGCGGCACCACAACTTCCTGAATAACCGAAAAGGTGTAGGTCGTAACTTTCTTTCCGGGGTGTGCGAACGGGGCCGCCGGGGCCGATACCGGCGCCAGGGGCCGGGTAACTTCGTGGTAGAACTGCACCACCCGGTAGGCGGCAAATAACCCGGCGGCCACCAAGGTCAGCAGGGCTGTGTAAGCGGCAATTTTCTTCGTGCTCATGCTACGTGTTTGTTAAAAGTCGGGCATAAGGCCCGGCGGTTGAAGTGGGTAACCAGATTTGCGCGAGGCAGCGTTAATCCGCCCCGACGAGACTAAGTAGCCCCCCTGCCACATCGTCGGCAGTCCAAATGGGGGTGAATGGCAAACTTTTTTTGGAAGCCGGGAAATGTTGGGGTTGCCCAGCTCGGACACTCGCAAAGGTGAGCGAAGCCGGCGAGCGGTTTATCTGATGCTGTCAGAAAGTCAACCCAATACACGTCAATGCCTTGCCAGAAATGCACGCTCATTTATAGCCCGCTTATGGGGGCTGCAAGCGTGATTTAGCCGGGGGAGCAGATACAACTCCATCACGGGACGGCGGGGCGGTAGCTTGTTGGAAGGTCGGGGCAAAAATTCGGAGCAGGTTCATCGCTGCAAACCTGCGACCGCCGGGTAGCGATTCATAGGACACAAAATGTGTTTTCGTTACTTGCAATTGGTATTAACGCGAAACGCCTTTGTCACTCCTCGACACCTCCCAGATTGCTTGCGAATACTGCCGGCGAAAGTTTGTCCCCAAGAAGCGGTGGGTGCAGAAATACTGCGGCAGCCCCTGCCGGGTAGCGGCCTGCAACCAGCGGGCCGGGCGGGCCCACCCGCTCGAAAGCCAGTCGGCAATCAAAGCCCGCCGGCGCAAGGAGCGCGGGCGCACGCCCACCGCCGTGGTCACCGCCCAGGCTTCCCCGGCAACGGAAGAAATCCTGGCCGCCATCGGGCAGCTTGCCGGGCGCATGACGGCCATGGAACAGCTGCAGCAGCAGCTGCTGGCCTTGCTCCTGCCGCCGGCCACGTAGACCCTCGCCTTGCCGCACACAAAAAAGCCGCCCCGGTTATGGAGCGGCTGAAAACGGCCAAGTCCGTTGCACCAGCATTGCCGGCCTACAAGCGGGGGCTCGGCCGGGGCTTTTGCGGCACAGTCTGCGTCTGGGCGGGCTGCTCCAATTGCCGCACGGCCTGGCGCAGCTGCTGCACGGCGGGATTATCCTTCAACGTGTCGAGCTTATCGACCACGGCCAGCACCTTCTCCACGTTCTCCCGGTTCAGGCCTTCTAGCGCAGGTTTGGTCAGCAGCTGCCGGCTGACTTCCTGCAAGCGAGCCGCGTTCAGCGTGGCAGCGCTCTCGCGCAGTTCCCGGGCCACCAGGCCCGCAGCTTCGATAAACGATTGCCGGGCCTGGTCGTGGGCGGGAGAATCACTGGGCACCAGCTCAGGGCCGGCCCGGCGCTGCTGCTCCTGCGCTATGGCCAACTGCCGGCGCTCCGTGGCATCCGGCCCCGGCTCAATGACCGTCGTTCTGGGATTTTGCCGCAACGCATCCAGCGCGTCGCTGATGGCTGGCAGTTGCGGCGAATCCAGCCGGTAGCGTAGCGTTAGCTCCGTGGCAATTTCGCGGGCTGCGGTCGGTTCAATCTTGAGGGCGTGGTCAATGGTAAGCCCGACTTTTTCGAGGTTGTCGCGCAGGGTGGGCAGCAGCGCCACGGCATCGCGGCTTTCCCGCAACTCGACCACGAGCAGCCGCTCGCCCTGGCGGCGGGCCTGGGCCTGCGCCTCGTGCAGTTGCGCAATTTTGCCCTGGCCTTCGATAGGTGGGTTGTCCCAGTGCTGCTGGCCGAAGCCGTACTGGTCCTCTTCGACACCACCCAGCTCGCGCCAGACCACCCGCTGCAGCTGGTCCTGTTTCAGGTCCTGGTTCCAGTCCTTGCCCTGGCTCTTCACAAGCTCCACCCGGTGCTCAAAAGCCAATGCTTGGCTGGCTGCCTGATTAAAAGCCCCCAGCGCTTCGCGGCTCATTGGCACGTGAAACTGGTAGGTGTGGGCTCCCAGCTTGTTGGAGTGAACCAGCTCGTCGCGCAGGGTCTGACTGCTGGCCGGGTTGCCCGGCTCCCCGTTTTCCTGGGCGTACTGCCGGGTAGCCTGGTCGTTGTAGCTTTTAAGGTGCTGACTCAGCCCCTGCACGCCGGCCGGGTGAGCGGCCGTGATTTCGACGGTCAGCCGGTGCTCGTGCTCGCGAACCACTTTCATGGGGTTCTGCTCGCTGGCCAGGCCCGCCAGCAGCCGGGTATCGAAGTGATGGCCCTGCGTATCGTTGTCGAAGGCAGCGCGGATGGCCGGAATATGCTCCTCGCTGAGCAGCCGCTTCAGTTCGAAAATCTTGTTCTGGGTGAGCGTACCAGCCGTGGAAGCATACAGGGCGCTTTCACCGGGGTGCAGTTGCGCGTAGGACAGCGTATCGATAGCCGACTCGCTGACCACCAGCACCGCCGCCGGCCGGCCCTCGGGCAGCTTGCTCAGCCACAGCGAGCGGGTAAACTGGCTTTCGGGCGCTTGGCCCTTGAAGCCCTCGCCCTTCAGTTCCAGCCCCACTACCCGTCCCTCGTGGTAGGCCGGGAAAGCCGTGTTAACGTAGGTTTTGGGCGGCAAGCCCTCCTTCTGAACAGTGTGGAGTTGATTGAGGATGCGGTCGGTAAACTGCGGGTTATCTATCGTGCTTTTGGTAATACCGCGCCCTTCCAGGTAGGCCGTGTTTTCGAGCGGCCGGCAGTGCTGGGTGTAGATGCTGTGGAACTTCTCGCCGGGCGCGGTTTCCACAATGGACGGCAGGTCGAGCCGGGGCCGCTGCGCCTCGGGCAAGTTGAGGTAAGCCCGGAAGTGGTCATTGACCGACTGCCAAAGGTTGCGGCCCGGCAGCGGGCCAATGCCGGCGATGCGGTCGGAGCTGACCCGGTTCTTCATCCAGTCGATGACGCTGCCCTTGTCGCGGTCGTCCTGGGCGTTGAAATACATCCAGTCGCCGCCCCGGCCTTTGAATACTACCAGCGTGTCATCGCCCTCGAAGACGTGCCACTTGCCCTTGCCGAGGTGTTCGCCTTTTCGGAGGTTGTAGCCGAAGTGGCTCAGCAGCTCGGGCAGCTCAACCTGCTCTTTAATCTTCTGGAAGGTGAGTTCGTGTTCCATGGTAAAGCGGATGATTTCGAAGAATGGAAGGCAGAAAAAAGAAGCCCGGAAGTGGGCTTCCGGGCTTGTGGGATGAGAAAAGGAGGGATTGGGATGGGCCAGCTTAGTGGCGGGGGCCCCGGGTTTTTACCTGGGGCGCTTCAGCTTTCTCGGGGGCCGGGGCTACGGTCGGAGTGGTGGCCTTCACCGTCTGCTCGGCCCGCGGGGCCTGGCGCTGGCTCAGTTCGTGGGCGGCCGGTTTCACCTCGATGCAGGCCTTGGCGGCGTTCACCTGCACGGTGCCGTCGAACTTCTGCCCGCCGTTGCCGCTGGCCATGTTGGCCAGCGTTACCACCTTGCCCTCGCGCAGGTCGTGACTTTGCTCTGGGGTCAGCTTGACGCCGGCCACGGTGTCGTGCAGCGTCACCTTGCTTTCGGGCAGTACCACCACCTTGTTCATGGCCTTATCCACGGCCACGTAGCCGTTGAACTCGCGGCCCTGCTCGTCCTTAAGGCCGCGCATCAGGCCGGCGTTGCCCTCGGTTTCGAGCCGCTGGCGCTGCTCGGGGGTGAAGGGCTGACCGCCAATCTCGTTGGGAATAACCAGCTTCTCCTGGGGCAATTCCATTTTGAGCGTGGCCGTGCCGTCAGCTTCGCGGTGCAGCACCATCTTGCCCTCGAACTTCACGGGTTCCTGCCCCTCCTTGCCCGCTACCTGCATGGGCAAAAGGTCTGTTTTTTCACCGCTGAGCAGCTTTTGCAGCTGCCCGCTGCCCGTTAATTCGGCTAGGTTCAACCCGAGGGAGGCCAGCACTTTTTGCGGTACCTCATTAGCTTGGAACAGGGCCGCCGGCGGGACCTGCATCGCGACGGCCTGGCGGGCAGCTTCCCCCACGGCGGGGCCAGTCGCTACGCCGGGAGCCTTGGCATCCGGGGCCGGCGGGCCGGGCGCAAGCGCCGGCTGGGCCGTGCCGGCGTGGCGGGTCAGGCGGGCCTGCAAATCCTGACGGGTTTTCTCGTAGTCGACTTCCAGACTTTGCCGGGTCTTGGGGCCGCCGTTCAGGTGGGCGTAGAAGTTTTTCAGAAACGCCGAGGCGGGGTTGCCGCTGGTGTCGATGTCAAAAATGCTCTTGCCGTCGCGGATGACTTGCTCGGTGGTTTTGCCCTGCTGCTGGGCCAGCTGCTGCACCCGCTGCTCAGCGGCGGCCTGCTGCACCTGTTCCGGGGCCGTGAGGGCGTGCTTGGGCACAGCCGAAAGCTGGGCACTGAGCGCATCCCACTGCTTCACACCGAAGGCCTCGCGCACCTGCTTGCTGCGCTGGGGCTCATAGTCGTCATCGTAGCCCACTTCCAGCCGCCGGGCGGCGGCCTGCTCCGGCTTTTCTACTACGGCTACCCCGCTTCCCACTTGCCGAAAGCCTTGCAGGGCCGCTTCGAGCTGGCCCAGCTTGTGCGACTCCGGGTCGTAGCTCACCGCGAAACCGCCGCTGAGCTTGCCCGCCGGGTCGCGCTCCAGCTGCAAAGCGCCCACCGCTACGCCGGCTTCCTTTAGCTGGTCAAGGTAGGCCCGCATTTCCAGCAGCGGGGCCACTTCGCCGCCCTGCTGCTGCCAGGCAATGCGCAATTCTCCGACTGGCTCCGCGCCGGCCGCGGCATCCGGGACCGGTGCGGGGGGCACGGGCCGCTGCTCGCTGCCTGGCACCTCCCCTACTTCCGCCCGGGCGTCATCGCGCAGGGCATCCGCGTAAGTGGCGCGGCTCTCGTCGGGGCCTTGCTGCGCACGGTTGGCCACTACCTCTAGTTCCGCTTCCGCCTCAGTGCGAACAGTGCCCGTAGTGGTGGCCACCTCGCCAGCCAGCTCCTCGGCCCGCGTGGTCAGTTCGGCTTGCTGGGTGGCTTGTGTAGTTAACTGGCCAAATACCTGCAGCCGCTGCTCGGGCTCGGTGGCACTGTAGCCCACGCGGCCCTGCTCACTGATTTTCCAATTCTCCCCCACCTTTTCCAGCAGCGTGGGCTTTTCTACCGTGAGAAATTTATCCTCCCGGCCGGGGAGCCGGTTGGTGGTAAAAGCTCGCATCAGGGCGTGGTCAAAGGCATTCAGCAGCCGGCCATCCGCGCCGGGGGCCGGCAGCAGGGCCGCCTGGCTGGGGTTGGCGGGATTAATCTGAATCTCATAGAGGGAGTGACCGGCGGGCTCGCGTTGCAGGCCCTGGCCGCTGAAGTTGCCGTTGGAGGTCGGCACCGCACTCATGTACCAGCGCTCCGGCGTGGGGGTATTCACTTCATCTTGCTCAGCCATAGGAGGAATGGGTAGGTGAATAAAAGCTGTCCTTCCGGCCGGCGCAGGCGCGGCCAGCCCGGAATTCGACGCTGCAAACCTACCGGCCTCCATCAGGCCCTGGGGAGAAAGTTGATGAGTGGCCGGAAATGGGCTGTGAGGTGCCAGCACACCACACGAACGGCGGAATGCCCCAGCTAAAGCTTCGCGTATTTTAGCACTTGCTTAAACACGCAAGTACTACCTTTGCGAAAACAGTTCTTATGGAAGCCAACGCCTGCATCCGGGTTTTTGCCGATGCTGATTATATCCGGCAATGCCAGGTACGCCTGGCATTGGCCGGGCCATCCCTTGAAGCCACGGCCACTGTCCTGGCGCTGGCGGGCAACGAGGTCCGGCTCAAACTGCTGTATCTGCTGGCGGCCGAGCAACAGCTGTGCGTGTGCGACATCGCTGACGTGCTGGACATGACGGTATCGGCCGTTTCGCAGCATCTGCGCAAGCTAAAGGACGGCGGCGTGGTCACCGCCCGCAAAGTGGGCCAAACGGTTTTTTACGCGCTTAGCGAGCAGCACCTGCCCCTGTTGCGCCCGCTGCTAACCGGCTACCCTGCTACCCCGACGCTTCAGCCAGCCCCATGAACGCACCTACCTCCACCAGCAAGCCCTTGCTCGGCGCGGGGCTACTCACCGCCCTGGCTGCCTCCCTGTGCTGCATCACGCCCCTGCTGGCCCTGGTCGGCGGGCTCGGTGCTTCCGCGTCGGCCTTTTCCTGGCTCGAACCTTTCCGCCCCTATCTAATGGCGCTCACGGTGGGCGTGCTGGGCTTCGCGTGGTACCAGAAGCTCAAGCCGGCCCCGGCCACCGATGACTGCGGTTGTGCGGCAGATGCCAAGCCGGCATTCACCCAATCCCGGCTTTTTCTGGGAATGGTGACCGGGCTGGCGGTGCTGCTGCTGGCTTTTCCCTACTACGGGGCGCGCCTGTACCCGGCCTCGCCCACCGCCGCGCCGGTCCTGGCAGCAAACGGGGCCACTCCGGTGTGGCAGACGGCCACCTACCGCATCGCAGGCATGACCTGCGAGGCCTGCGCCCAGCACGTCGAGCACACAGTGCAGCAGTTGCCGGGCGTGCAGGCCGTCACCGTGTCGTATGCGCAGGGCACCGCGCAGGTGCGTTTTGATGCGCAGAAGAGCCCGGCCACGCAGGTGGAAAAAGCCATCAACGGCACGGGCTACCAAATTATAACCCGCAACTAATTATCGGATGCCACTCCCTACGCTCAAAAGCCCGCAGCTTACTTCCACGCTCACCTGCCCGGTCTGCGCGCATCAGCAGACCGAACAGATGCCCACCGATGCCTGCCAATACTTTTACGAGTGCCCGGGCTGTCTTACGGTGCTCAAACCCCTGGCCGGCGACTGCTGCGTGTATTGTTCCTACGGCACGGTACCCTGCCCTCCCATCCAGCAGCAGGGCCCGGGCAGCTGCTGCGGCTAGCCGCCCCGTTACTTCTCGGCTTTCTCCTTGATGAGGTGCCGCAGCGTGGGGTCCTGCCCGATGCGCAGCAGCTCGCGGGCGCACAGTTCTTTCACCTCGGTTTTCACGCGGTTGAAGTTGGCCTTAATCATCTCTTCGGCCTCGTCTTTGCCCGTGGCCGGGTTAATGAAGCTGGTGATGTCGGGAATGGGCTGGTAGGCCTTCGCTTCGGCGGCCACCGCCTTCACATCCACCTGAATGCGGGCGTGAAACACCTTCTGGTCGATTTCCTCGCCAAAGTTGTCAGCCACCGCACCCACGAAGTTGCCCTGGGTGAGGTTGGCAATGGTGCTGGCCGGAATCATGCTGTCCATCTGGGTGGAAAGGCTGGTACTGGTTTCGTGCATGTTGATACTCAGGCTCTGGCGCTGCTGCAGAATCTTGCCAAACCGCTCGCTCAGCCACTTGCCGCTGTTGCCTGATACCTGCCCGCTGAACACGTTGCCCACCGTGTTCTTGATGACCTCGGCCTCCTTCTGGCCGTAGTCGCGTTCCAGCTGCGAGAAGTCCTGGAATCCCAGGCACGTGCTCACCTTGTTACTGCGGGCCGTGGCAATGAGGTTGTCGAGCCCCTTGAAGTAGATGGTGGGCAGCTCGTCGATGATGATGGACGATTTGCGCTTGCCCTTCTGGTTCACCAGCTTCACTAGCCGCGCATTGTAGAGACCAAGCGCCGCTCCGTAGATGGCTTGGCGGTCGGGGTTATTGCCCACGCACAATACCTTAGGCTCCTCGTTGCTGTTGATGTCGAGCGTAAAGTCGTTGCCCGACATCACCCAATACAATTGCGGCGAGG
Above is a genomic segment from Hymenobacter aerilatus containing:
- a CDS encoding toprim domain-containing protein, yielding MEHELTFQKIKEQVELPELLSHFGYNLRKGEHLGKGKWHVFEGDDTLVVFKGRGGDWMYFNAQDDRDKGSVIDWMKNRVSSDRIAGIGPLPGRNLWQSVNDHFRAYLNLPEAQRPRLDLPSIVETAPGEKFHSIYTQHCRPLENTAYLEGRGITKSTIDNPQFTDRILNQLHTVQKEGLPPKTYVNTAFPAYHEGRVVGLELKGEGFKGQAPESQFTRSLWLSKLPEGRPAAVLVVSESAIDTLSYAQLHPGESALYASTAGTLTQNKIFELKRLLSEEHIPAIRAAFDNDTQGHHFDTRLLAGLASEQNPMKVVREHEHRLTVEITAAHPAGVQGLSQHLKSYNDQATRQYAQENGEPGNPASSQTLRDELVHSNKLGAHTYQFHVPMSREALGAFNQAASQALAFEHRVELVKSQGKDWNQDLKQDQLQRVVWRELGGVEEDQYGFGQQHWDNPPIEGQGKIAQLHEAQAQARRQGERLLVVELRESRDAVALLPTLRDNLEKVGLTIDHALKIEPTAAREIATELTLRYRLDSPQLPAISDALDALRQNPRTTVIEPGPDATERRQLAIAQEQQRRAGPELVPSDSPAHDQARQSFIEAAGLVARELRESAATLNAARLQEVSRQLLTKPALEGLNRENVEKVLAVVDKLDTLKDNPAVQQLRQAVRQLEQPAQTQTVPQKPRPSPRL
- a CDS encoding DUF3945 domain-containing protein; the protein is MAEQDEVNTPTPERWYMSAVPTSNGNFSGQGLQREPAGHSLYEIQINPANPSQAALLPAPGADGRLLNAFDHALMRAFTTNRLPGREDKFLTVEKPTLLEKVGENWKISEQGRVGYSATEPEQRLQVFGQLTTQATQQAELTTRAEELAGEVATTTGTVRTEAEAELEVVANRAQQGPDESRATYADALRDDARAEVGEVPGSEQRPVPPAPVPDAAAGAEPVGELRIAWQQQGGEVAPLLEMRAYLDQLKEAGVAVGALQLERDPAGKLSGGFAVSYDPESHKLGQLEAALQGFRQVGSGVAVVEKPEQAAARRLEVGYDDDYEPQRSKQVREAFGVKQWDALSAQLSAVPKHALTAPEQVQQAAAEQRVQQLAQQQGKTTEQVIRDGKSIFDIDTSGNPASAFLKNFYAHLNGGPKTRQSLEVDYEKTRQDLQARLTRHAGTAQPALAPGPPAPDAKAPGVATGPAVGEAARQAVAMQVPPAALFQANEVPQKVLASLGLNLAELTGSGQLQKLLSGEKTDLLPMQVAGKEGQEPVKFEGKMVLHREADGTATLKMELPQEKLVIPNEIGGQPFTPEQRQRLETEGNAGLMRGLKDEQGREFNGYVAVDKAMNKVVVLPESKVTLHDTVAGVKLTPEQSHDLREGKVVTLANMASGNGGQKFDGTVQVNAAKACIEVKPAAHELSQRQAPRAEQTVKATTPTVAPAPEKAEAPQVKTRGPRH
- a CDS encoding ArsR/SmtB family transcription factor, which gives rise to MEANACIRVFADADYIRQCQVRLALAGPSLEATATVLALAGNEVRLKLLYLLAAEQQLCVCDIADVLDMTVSAVSQHLRKLKDGGVVTARKVGQTVFYALSEQHLPLLRPLLTGYPATPTLQPAP
- the merTP gene encoding mercuric transport protein MerTP, producing MNAPTSTSKPLLGAGLLTALAASLCCITPLLALVGGLGASASAFSWLEPFRPYLMALTVGVLGFAWYQKLKPAPATDDCGCAADAKPAFTQSRLFLGMVTGLAVLLLAFPYYGARLYPASPTAAPVLAANGATPVWQTATYRIAGMTCEACAQHVEHTVQQLPGVQAVTVSYAQGTAQVRFDAQKSPATQVEKAINGTGYQIITRN
- a CDS encoding GDCCVxC domain-containing (seleno)protein; translated protein: MPLPTLKSPQLTSTLTCPVCAHQQTEQMPTDACQYFYECPGCLTVLKPLAGDCCVYCSYGTVPCPPIQQQGPGSCCG